One Streptosporangium sp. NBC_01495 DNA window includes the following coding sequences:
- a CDS encoding L-threonylcarbamoyladenylate synthase yields the protein MSRRYDCMDAEQRATGLIEAASTLQRGELVVLPTDTVYGVGADAFTPAAVTALLDAKGRGRDMPVPVLVGTVRAANALVENLGPYGQDLVDAFWPGPLTLICRANRSLSWDLGDAKGTVAIRMPLHAVALDLLKETGPLAVSSANRSGAPAATTAADAERQLGDSVPVYLDAGPCESDVPSTILDLTTAVPRLLRRGAISVEKLRGVIGYVATDTGPESDN from the coding sequence GTGAGCCGACGTTATGACTGTATGGATGCCGAGCAGCGAGCCACCGGCCTGATCGAGGCCGCGTCCACCCTGCAACGGGGGGAGCTCGTGGTGCTCCCGACCGACACCGTCTACGGTGTCGGCGCCGACGCCTTCACACCAGCCGCGGTCACCGCCCTGCTGGATGCCAAGGGGCGCGGCCGTGACATGCCGGTCCCCGTGCTGGTCGGGACGGTCCGGGCCGCCAACGCCCTGGTGGAGAACCTCGGCCCGTACGGCCAGGATCTCGTCGACGCCTTCTGGCCGGGCCCGCTCACGCTGATCTGCCGCGCGAACCGGTCGCTGTCGTGGGATCTCGGCGACGCCAAGGGCACCGTCGCGATCCGGATGCCGCTGCACGCGGTCGCCCTCGACCTGCTCAAGGAGACCGGCCCGCTGGCCGTCTCCAGCGCCAACCGCTCCGGCGCCCCCGCCGCCACCACCGCCGCCGACGCGGAGAGGCAGCTCGGCGACTCGGTGCCGGTCTATCTCGACGCGGGGCCGTGCGAGAGCGACGTCCCCTCGACGATCCTCGACCTGACCACCGCGGTGCCCAGGCTGCTGCGGCGCGGGGCGATCAGCGTGGAGAAGCTGCGCGGTGTGATCGGCTACGTCGCGACGGACACCGGCCCGGAGTCCGACAACTGA
- the prmC gene encoding peptide chain release factor N(5)-glutamine methyltransferase — MTFLLDEIALATARLAEAGVPSPRTDAEEIAACVHGVRRGELHMVKDSDFDALFWEGVARRESREPLQHITGRAYFRYLSLEVGPGVFVPRPETEIVAGWAIDRLREMDVASPVVVDLGTGSAAIALSIAQEVALATVHAVEVDPGAYTWAKRNIIEHGQGRVHLHPEDLADALSELDAQVDLVISNPPYIPPGAVPRDPEVRDYDPHRALYGSGSDGLDEVRAVERTARRLLRPGGFVAVEHADQQGTPVYLIFSEENGWRDVRSRQDLTRRDRFVTARFGQE; from the coding sequence ATGACCTTTCTGCTGGACGAGATCGCCCTCGCCACCGCCCGTCTCGCCGAGGCAGGTGTGCCGTCGCCGCGCACCGACGCCGAGGAGATCGCCGCGTGTGTGCACGGTGTGCGCCGCGGCGAGCTGCACATGGTGAAGGACTCCGACTTCGACGCCCTGTTCTGGGAGGGTGTCGCCCGCAGGGAGTCCCGCGAGCCGCTCCAGCACATCACCGGGCGGGCCTACTTCCGCTACCTGTCCCTGGAGGTCGGGCCCGGCGTGTTCGTACCGCGCCCGGAGACCGAGATCGTGGCGGGCTGGGCGATCGACCGGCTGCGGGAGATGGACGTCGCCTCGCCCGTGGTCGTGGATCTCGGCACCGGCTCGGCCGCCATCGCGCTGTCCATCGCCCAGGAGGTCGCCCTCGCCACCGTGCACGCGGTCGAGGTCGATCCGGGCGCCTACACCTGGGCCAAGCGCAACATCATCGAGCACGGCCAGGGCCGCGTCCACCTGCACCCGGAGGATCTGGCCGACGCCCTCTCCGAGCTGGACGCCCAGGTCGACCTGGTGATCTCCAACCCGCCCTACATCCCGCCGGGCGCCGTCCCCCGCGACCCCGAGGTCCGCGACTACGACCCGCACCGCGCGCTGTACGGGTCGGGCAGCGACGGCCTCGACGAGGTCAGGGCGGTGGAGCGGACCGCCAGGCGGCTGCTCCGCCCCGGGGGGTTCGTCGCCGTGGAGCACGCCGACCAGCAGGGCACCCCGGTCTATCTGATCTTCTCCGAGGAGAACGGCTGGCGCGACGTCCGCAGCCGCCAGGATCTGACCCGCAGGGACCGCTTCGTCACCGCTCGATTCGGCCAGGAATAG
- the prfA gene encoding peptide chain release factor 1, whose product MNLDELLSEYAELELKLADPSVHADQKQARTFGRRYAELTPIVVTYRELEGVQSDLGTARELASEDEGFAEEAKELEARVPELEEKLRHLLVPRDPNDDKDIIMEIKAGEGGEESALFAGDLLRMYLRYAERIGWKTELIDATHSDLGGYKDVTIALKARGDEGVWSRLKFEGGVHRVQRVPVTESQGRIHTSAAGVLVYPEAEDVDVQIDQNDLRIDVYRSSGPGGQSVNTTDSAVRITHVPTGVVASCQNEKSQLQNKESAMRILRARLQAIAEEEANAAAMAERKSQIRTVDRSERIRTYNFPENRISDHRVGFKAYNLDQVLDGDLTAVIQSLLDAEMAEKLAAHS is encoded by the coding sequence GTGAACCTCGACGAGCTGCTCAGTGAGTACGCCGAGCTGGAACTCAAGCTCGCCGACCCCTCCGTGCACGCCGACCAGAAGCAGGCGCGCACCTTCGGCAGGCGCTACGCCGAGCTGACCCCGATCGTCGTCACCTACCGGGAGCTCGAGGGCGTCCAGTCCGACCTCGGCACGGCGAGGGAGCTGGCGTCGGAGGACGAGGGGTTCGCCGAGGAGGCCAAGGAGCTGGAGGCCCGGGTTCCCGAGCTGGAGGAGAAGCTCAGGCACCTGCTCGTCCCGCGCGATCCCAACGATGACAAGGACATCATCATGGAGATCAAGGCGGGCGAGGGCGGCGAGGAGTCCGCTCTGTTCGCCGGAGACCTCCTGCGGATGTATCTGCGGTACGCCGAGCGGATCGGCTGGAAGACCGAGCTGATCGACGCCACCCACTCCGACCTCGGCGGTTACAAGGACGTCACGATCGCCCTGAAGGCCAGGGGCGACGAGGGCGTCTGGTCGAGGCTCAAGTTCGAGGGCGGCGTGCACCGCGTCCAGCGGGTCCCGGTCACCGAGTCGCAGGGGCGCATCCACACCAGCGCCGCCGGGGTGCTCGTCTACCCGGAGGCCGAGGATGTCGACGTCCAGATCGACCAGAACGACCTCCGCATCGACGTCTACCGCTCCAGCGGCCCCGGCGGCCAGAGCGTCAACACCACCGACTCGGCCGTGCGGATCACCCACGTCCCGACGGGCGTCGTCGCCTCCTGCCAGAACGAGAAGAGCCAGCTCCAGAACAAGGAGTCGGCCATGCGCATCCTGCGGGCCCGCCTGCAGGCGATCGCCGAGGAGGAGGCCAACGCCGCCGCCATGGCCGAGCGCAAGTCCCAGATCCGCACGGTCGACCGCTCCGAGCGCATCCGCACCTACAACTTCCCCGAGAACCGCATCTCCGACCACCGCGTCGGTTTCAAGGCCTACAACCTCGACCAGGTGCTCGACGGAGATCTCACGGCCGTCATCCAGTCCCTGCTCGACGCCGAGATGGCGGAGAAGCTCGCCGCCCATTCATAG
- the rpmE gene encoding 50S ribosomal protein L31, which yields MKPDIHPEYNATQVTCTCGNSFTTRSTAKNGVIHADVCSACHPFYTGKQKIMDTGGRVARFEKRFGKKPAGQ from the coding sequence ATGAAGCCCGATATTCACCCGGAGTACAACGCCACTCAGGTGACCTGCACCTGTGGTAACTCCTTCACCACCCGCAGCACCGCCAAGAACGGCGTGATCCACGCCGACGTGTGCTCCGCCTGCCACCCCTTCTACACGGGCAAGCAGAAGATCATGGACACCGGCGGCCGGGTGGCGCGCTTCGAGAAGCGCTTCGGCAAGAAGCCCGCGGGCCAGTAG
- a CDS encoding response regulator transcription factor, which produces MRVVIAEDSVLLREGLARLLADGGIETVGVAGDGPGLVAVVDEHDPDLAVVDVRMPPTHTDEGLRAALEARSRRPGLPILVLSQYVEEQYATELIGGGAAAVGYLLKERIADVAEFLDAVRRVAAGGTVIDPEVIGQLLSHRHRGHPLESLTARESEVLALMAEGRSNTAVAGRMLVTEGAVEKHISSIFGKLGLEPAPDDHRRVLAVLAYLGR; this is translated from the coding sequence ATGCGGGTGGTGATCGCCGAGGACTCGGTGCTGTTGCGCGAGGGGCTGGCCCGGCTGCTGGCCGACGGGGGCATCGAGACCGTCGGGGTGGCGGGCGACGGCCCCGGGCTGGTGGCGGTGGTCGACGAGCACGATCCGGACCTGGCCGTCGTCGACGTACGGATGCCGCCGACCCACACCGACGAGGGGCTGCGCGCCGCCCTGGAGGCCAGGTCCAGGCGGCCGGGGCTGCCGATCCTCGTCCTGTCGCAGTACGTCGAGGAGCAGTACGCCACGGAGCTCATCGGCGGCGGCGCCGCGGCGGTCGGCTACCTGCTCAAGGAGCGGATAGCCGACGTGGCCGAGTTTCTCGACGCCGTACGCCGGGTGGCGGCCGGGGGGACGGTCATCGACCCCGAGGTGATCGGACAGCTCCTGAGCCACCGGCACAGGGGTCATCCCCTGGAGTCCCTGACCGCCAGGGAGAGCGAGGTCCTGGCCCTGATGGCGGAGGGGCGCTCCAACACCGCGGTCGCCGGGCGGATGCTCGTCACCGAGGGCGCCGTGGAGAAGCACATCTCCAGCATCTTCGGCAAACTCGGGCTGGAGCCCGCCCCCGACGATCACCGCCGGGTCCTCGCGGTGCTGGCGTACCTGGGAAGGTGA